Part of the Lolium rigidum isolate FL_2022 chromosome 6, APGP_CSIRO_Lrig_0.1, whole genome shotgun sequence genome, CTGGATAACCATTGTCCACATTCAAATCCATACCCGAGAGGGTGTGAGATAAACAAAAGTTACCCATTCTATTTTGGGCACGGGGAGGGTATTTATCCAACTAACCTCTACTTATCTATACCCATAAAAATAAATAATATGCCTTTTCCTCTATCCCTGCCGCTTCCCAGCTGTTTTGCTTCTCGGCTTCTCGCCACGCTGTCGTATCAATTGGCTGCTTCAAACCGACGGTGTAACGTGGGTGATGTTTCTTATTGATTGGCTAATGATGCCTGTTTATCTCATACCGAACTGTGCTTCTTCCTCTTCATGCTATCTTATCCACTGGGTAAGTTGGGCAATACCCATTGCTTTTGGGTATGTGCAATATATGCTCCAATGGGTATGGATAACCTGGGTATGGACATGGGTAAACCCAAACCCTCCCCAATGGAGGCCTTACTCTATACCTTGACCCAATTATTTAGGGTTGCTTTGCATCTTTGAAGTTTTAGAGAAGTCGGGAAGGGAATTTGGAAACCTGCAAACCTTCAACTCGAACTCTAAATAGTTATCTTCTGTACAGAAAACTGATAACAGAAGTCTATTTATCTTGTTATTGTTCACATGCCACAAATAGTCATAACTTTTATGGAATTTGGAAGGCCATAATTTCCTAGCATACCTACTATGATTTTTTTCACATTTTTTGAAAACATCAAACTTTAAAACCAATCTAAAACCGGCTAGGGCTGATGTTAAACTGTTTTAAAAACTTCTGGGTTTAATGTATGCGGTTTCATAGTTCAGGCCTCAAATGGGACCTGGCAACCATAGGTCAGGGtatacaatggatttttttaaaataatctaGGGTATGTGGGTTTAGATACTCTGGTGTATCTGGGCTTGAATACTCACGTGTATGTATGGGTGTCGTGTAATTTACTACCGTGCATTGTCCAGTTCTGCTGTATCATATCATCTGTACAATCGCCGTTGTGTATTAATGATTTATGATAAGCTAATTCTTATTTTGATATTGTTGGTGACGGCCATCATGCATGTTTGATACTCAGATTGCACCGACTTACCTGTCCTCGTGTCTAAACCAAGGCCTAGGGCTCTTGGAGATTCTACTTCTTAAGCAACCCATACAAGACAACCGTCAAGTGCTGAAGGTATGTTAATCCAACTCAGTATTTCCTTACAGTGTTTCTGTATCTTATATTTGTCACCTAAAACTTGTTTCTGTTGAGCAGACTTTGGAACTTTGTCGTCTGTATGAACTCGAGAATGTTAGTACAAACATCATGAAGGTAAATGTTGTTTGTAATACACTCAGAACTTTCTTTATTTTAAAACATTTGTTCATGACTGTCTTGGGTTTTGAACATGGCTTAGCCTCTATGTAAGTATTCAAACATGACTCTGGAATTATGTTTTAACTGGTGCAAGAAGATCTATCTAATATTTATTCTCTTTTAGATTGCAGGCATTTATCATTGGAAGCATGGTAGAAAAGGAACTGGGGTTTACTGGTTCCAGCAAGCACATGATAAAGTACGACTTGATAGAATTGCTCAACAGTTGTTTGAGCGCATTGGGAAGTCAGTTGCAGATGACAATTTTAAGGTGCCAAATTATTTCATGATTTCTCCCCTACAATTAGTTTTGTGTTCAGTATTAGCCAAGTAAAATTGATCATAATATGCAGTCAATTTAGCGATGATATTATCCGTGACAGTATCTAATAGTTTTCTTGCATGGTCAGCAATGGGAAGGCTTGCTCGAGTTACTAGGTTCTGACATTGGTAGTGCAGGTGGTCTTGAATTCCTTCACaggtattttttttcttctttctttatcAATTGTTTTCTTCTGTCCACAACAGTGTCATACATGAGTTTAACATATGCTTTTGCAAAGGTACCGGGATTTCAAGAGGTCCCTTCAACAGGCACTAGAAGGAAGGACTGGCGAGGCTGCTCGGCAGACAGTGGAGTTTCTTATACAGGTAAAGTGTACACACCAGCTAAGTTCCTGCAGTTCAATACTACAATTCGTGACCACTGGTAGAAGATATGTAAACAGGAACACCAAGGGTCGCTGTCTCTAGGTTTATGACTGCTGGCATTATTTATTTTCTTATATACATGTAATATTTTTGCAGCTAATGAGAAATCCTTCCACACCACAACGTTTCTGGCTACCCCTTCTACATGATTCAGTAAGCCATTCACTATCTTGATTAGTAGTTATTTTCAGCAAAGTAGCTTAGCAAAATCATATTTCTCCATCTTATATTGATACAAATTAACCTTTTAGATGTTTGGAGTTTTGATTCCATTTTTGTCGCCATTGTTTCTGCAGGTGAGGCTGCTTAACTGTAAACCCTGCCCTTTGTTGAATGTTGCTGAGACGACCTTGTTACTCAACAAGCTACAAGAACTGTCAATGGCGAAGTTACGTCCTGACTTCTGCACTAATCACCTACCAAGCCATGCACTGAGCTCCGTCAGGTTGGCTTTGGCATCAAATCTTGCCCGCGCCATCCTTGAAGAACCTTGAGTTCTGGTTGTATTTGGTGGAGTATCAGCTCCAGTCTGTTGGATGGTCCGAATGTTGGTGCTCGGCAGTTGCATTATTAGGCTATATGTGTTTTTGTTGTTGAGGAAAGGTTTAACTCTAGGTGAGCGGTTGTGCCATAGATTGTaccatgcattgtttttagctttAGTGATCCCAGCTGTTGCCTTCTTTTCCGAAATGAGGCTTGTAACTGTATTATGGGTGAAAAAACACTGGGATGGCGTTACTTGAATCCTACATTGCAGTTACTTCCGACATGCCCAATGAACttgaaaagaaaatgatacatggACGACTTGGTCCTATACCTGAACGGCTTGTAGATGTTTCAGTATTTGGCTAATGGCCTGAATTCTAACCTTCTGTACAAGGGTATGTCCATGTTGATTGGTTTTCGCAAGAGTCCCATCCCATGTCTGTTCATATGTTCAATTCCGTATCAGTGCAATGAATGTTTCTGATGTACTCACTATTTTGCTGTGCTTAAATTCACGTCCTCAACCATCCTATATGCACAACTCAGAAGTTGCCGTTTTGAGTTTTGTAGGATCCAAAAAATTTCAACCATGTCACTGGACTGGAAGGTACTAGACATTCTATGCTTCAGTGCAACTTCTTTGGTGATCTTCTACAAACTTGCAGCCAGCATATTATCCATATTCTGATACGCGTTTTCTACAATGACCAGTGTAATCGATCTGGAAATGAACTGCTCCAAATCGCTCGACGCTTTAGCAGTACCTCAGTGCTTCAGTTCAGTCAGGGTACTAGCAATAGCATGGGTAAAACGGTAGAAGTTCACTGGAAGCCAGGGCACCAATACCAGCAAACAAATACTTCACTGCTCTAGATCCGCTGAGCAGCGATGGCGGAGGTCGAGGCCTCCACGGCGGCCAGCGGCGGCGACCGGCTCCGGAAGGCCTCCGCCGGCGTGCTGTGTGCTTTCACGCTCCTCCTTATCGGCGTCCTCGCCTTCTCGATCCGCCTCTTCTCCGTAAGATCCATTCCTCTGGATCCTAGCGCGAATTACATTCCGAACGCTGTGCCTTCCTCACATGCCCGTTTGGCGGTGTGCCTCAGGTGGTCAAGTACGAGAGCGTGATCCACGagttcgatccctacttcaactacCGCGTCACCCAGGTTTGTTCCCGCGGCGCCATTGTTGCTGCCGCTCACTGTTCATTGTGAAGTGGCCTGTGAAAGCATGTGCAGTTTCAGTTCACAGCGTAGCGTTGCTATTCTGTTCGAACTGTCTTGGGATTAGAGACACCTGAGTCCCGGAAATCACGGTTCTAGGAAGGCGGATAGGTTTGCTCAAAGTCAAATCGTATTTAAAGAAAAAACTGTCAATATTTACAACGTCAAATCTATATTTAATATTAAAATAATATTGTAAGCGAATCTAACAAAACTAAATTGGTGTCATAGATGTTGATATACTTTTCCTATGAACTTGGTCAAACTTGAAGTAGTTTGACCAAGGACAAACCTATAACTTCAATTATTTTGGAACGGAGAGACTAGTACTTAGCATACTGTGTCTTGGTGTTTCCAAAGCAATAGCATGTGGTTACACATTATCTGTTTTATCCATTATGTTTCCCTGCATCTGTTTCAGTTTTTGTCAAAGAGTGGAATCTACGAGTTTTGGAACTGGTTTGATGACCGAACATGGTACGGTTGCTTGGACACATGAATCGTTCATAATGCGTTATGTATGCCCGCTGTTTCTTACAGCTGTTTGTGTTAGGTACCCCCTTGGACGTGTAATTGGTGGCACTGTCTATCCTGGTTTGACACTGACGGCTGGCACAATATGGTGGTATGCAGAATAATTCATAAAACATAGAGCAATGCATTGTCGGATAGTTTTGAAAGACTCAAGTGTTTGGTTGCTATAGGTTGGTAAACTCCATTAACATCCCATTGTCGGTGGAGACTGTCTGCGTGTTCACTGCCCCGATTTTTTCGGCAAATGCTTCCTGGGCAACTTATCTGCTGACAAAGGTTGTTTTCTGGATCTTACACCAGTTCTGCAACCACAGTAAGTTCTTTACTAACTATGTAATTTCCCTTCCAGGAAGCAAAGGGTCATGGGGCTGGTTTAATGGCTGCAACTATCTTAGCATTGGTATGATCTGTTTCTTTCTGTATTTTCTTGCATTGATGGACTACTCagttttgctatgagaaaattaaGTTTCTTTATATGCTTACCTGATTTATGTTTCTGATTTCGTACTTGCATCTTGATAGTTTGCTGTGAATTCAATGGAAAAATGTAGGCTAGGTCTGGTCTTCCATTCATTTCTAGATAAACTAGAGAATGGTGATAATTTCATGAGGTGTATTTCTGCTGACTTTGTAAAAATTGCTTCCATATCTCCAGCTGTATCAGCTAGTTTTTGCAATTCTCTTTCTTCAATCTTCCTAGCTGAATAACTTGTTTTCATCCCAGTCCCTTATTTGGTGGGTTATCCTCAGTAACCTCTGTTCTAGAACAGTTCTCGAATCAGCTGGTCAATGTTTAGGAGTTGAATTTGGTCTTTCCAAACAAAGGAGATTATCTTTGGTCCTCTGGTTTGTGCTCTGGCCCATTTCATGTCCGGTCATCCAACTTTTCCATTTATCCAAAGAAGCCATGTGTAACTGACAAGATTCATTTCCTGTGTGTCAAAAAAACTTGAAAAGTCAGATAGATCTTACAATTGTTTAATCAGAAGAGCCAGTATGGAACTAAAACTGATAACTGAGTAACCGAAACAGAGCTGTCAATAAGTCTAGTTCTTAAAATGGCCTCGGGAAATCTGAAAAATAGGGACCAGAGCCCAACGCTGGGAACcaaaatccttttgaattgtagaGGTTGAAATTTCCTGTCACCGACAATCCTAATATTTCACAAAATGAAGGAAAAGTAAAATCCTAGTATGTTTTAATGGTCATTGCTTGTATGGGTTAGTTGAGATCTGCAACATGAGGCTGGCCTTCCATCTTTTTGTATATGCCTACCTACTATTACTATTACTGGTTCTAGAAAAAAGGTTCTAAAAAAATAATACTAATACTATCACTTCCTTAGATCCTACCTTTTCAATAGCACTTGATCGAAAGCTTACTTATTTTTTTTGTGATATCCTCCAACTATGCAGGTCCCCTCATACATTTCAAGATCTGTCGCAGGCAGCTATGATAATGAAGCTGTAGCCATATTTGCTTTAATATTTACATTTTATCTATATGTAAAGGTTAGGTTCTCAAAGTTTCCTTCAAATTTTAGGCCTGGTTCCTCTCCCCCTTCTGTTTGTACATTTAATATAATATAAAACGGCTCGCAGACGCTAAACACGGGATCACTCTTTTATGCAACGCCTAATGCTCTCTCCTACTTTTACATGGTAAGTTTTTCGTCGACAATCTTTGAATTGCTACAAATACAGTGAATTCTTCAAATTACATTTCAATTCCACTTCTCAGGTCTGTTCCTGGGGAGGCTACACATTCATCATCAACCTTATCCCAATGCATGTTCTCTTGTGTATTATAACTGGTCGTTACTCTTCACGACTTTACATTGCTTATGCTCCCCTTGTAAGTCCATAAATCTAGTGCCTTATGAATTGCTTATGCGCAAATGAACAACATGAATTCTTGTCATAACAATTAGCACCACACAGGTTGTACTGGGAACACTTCTGGCAGCGTTGGTGCCTGTGGTTGGTTTTAATGCAGTATTGACATCAGAGCACTTTGCATCATTTCTGGTACACCAACTAATTACCCGCCTAAGAATCTGTTCCTTTTTTCCCTTAACTGTTCCAATTCACCCAATTTTTGCATGTCTGTTAGAAAAATGGCTAATCGCTTTCTCTTTGTCTCTGAAAATGATTTTTGAATTCCAGGTGTTTATAATCCTACATGTGGTTGCTCTAGTATATTTCATCAAAGGACTTTTAACTCCTCGTCTGTTCAAAGTGGCCATGACATTTGTACTAACAGTTGGTTTGTAAGTTTCTGATGTCAAAACCAGCTAAAAGTGCATAAAAGATGTGTTACACTTGCTAGTGGTTCATAAATTGACAGAAGAAACATTTGTTCCTCATAAGTCCAAACAAATCAGATGGTCTGTGCACATTCTAATATCAAAGATTCTGCAGAGCCCTTTGTTTCGCGGCAGTAGCGATACTTGTTGCATTGGTGGCATCTAGCCCAACAAAAGGTTGGAGTGGGCGCAGTTTGAGCCTACTTGACCCGTAAGTTCTCATCAAATTTTCTTTGGCTacacttgttttttgttttgtttcattaATAACTGAGCCCTGACTCTGATCAACAATAAACATGACGGAATTGGAATTAGAACTAGCTTACCTATGGATTAAAATTTGCTAAAAGATGTACTGCTTTCAAGATTTTTGCTTAGTGATACTTTGAATTTTTTATGTATGCGGAACGGACATAATTTGGATTCCTGTTCTGATAAGTTCACGCTTCTTCCTTTTCTGTCTAAGATAATGCGTTGAATTCTCTTGCTTTATTCCATTCTGACAGAACCTATGCAAGCAAGTACATCCCTATCATTGCTAGCGTGAGTGAACATCAACCACCCACCTGGCCGTCTTACTTTATGGATATCAATGTGCTAGCCTTCTTAGTTCCTGCTGGGATCATAGTAAGCATTCATGTTTTATTGGAAAAATGGAGTTTAGTTAGTTTTTTAGCatggttaattaatttatcagttgACAACACAATTTGCAGTCATGCTTCTTACCTTTATCCGATGCAAGCTCATTTTTGGTTCTGTACTTGGTAACTTCAGTGTATTTCTCTGGGGTAATGGTAAGTATTCATTGCGAATGACAGTTACAGTACTGTACCGTTTTATTTATCAGTTGACAGTGATGTTAGTCCAATGTTAGGTACGACTTATGCTTGTCCTTGCCCCTGCTGCATGCATTCTGTCTGGGATTGCTCTATCAGAAGCTTTTAACGTCCTCACACGATCAATGAAATTTCAGCGTCCAAGATCAGATGATGGCCTTCCTGCTGTATGATATATTTCTTCATTGTTATTTTTCTTATCCAGATTTAGTTTCTGCATAGGGTTTACTGATGTATTTGTGTCTTGTCAAATGTAAGGCAGAGGATATTACTCCAGGGACTTCCAGTACTGCAGCGACTATCGCAAAAAGTGGGAATATaacaaaagaaaaaacagaaaatgtTTCAAAGGGAAGACCATCGAAGAAGAATTGGAAGGAGAAAGAATGGGTGGGCAATTCTCCTGTTAGGCCTGACATGGAGGAGAAACTTTGTGTACTGCCTGCCGAAGCATCGGCCATGGGTATACTGTTCCTCATCATACTTTGTGGACTTTATGTGGTAAGACTTCTGTTCTCACTGGAAGTGGGCTTATCGTTAGAGCAAGGCTTTTAGTTAATGATGCCATTTGTGCAGGTCCACTGTGTATGGGCAGCTGCAGAAGCATACTCTGCACCCTCGATTGTGCTGACATCTCGTTCACACGAAGGGTTGCATGTTTTTGATGATTTCCGTGAATCTTATGCATGGCTGCGCCATAACACGGAAGTAGACGATAAGGTATGCTTTCAAAATTGTTCTTATCACTTGAATTGCATCATTCTTATTTCTAATACTGAGATGGTAATGATTGCTGTAGGTTGCATCATGGTGGGACTATGGTTATCAGACAACTGCAATGGCCAACAGGACTGTGATTGTAGACAATAATACCTGGAATAACACACACATAGCGACAGTTGGGACAGCAATGTCATCCCCAGAAAAGGCAGCATGGGAAATCTTCAATTCCTTAGATGTCAAATATGTGCTTGTTGTCTTTGGAGGTTGATAGCGTTTGGACTTGTAGAAATAACGATGTTTTAAACATGTACTTTCTGAATCCAGACCCCCTAACACCTGCTGATTTCTTTTTCAGGGCTTATTGGCTACCCAAGCGATGATATTAATAAGTTCCTCTGGATGGTTCGAATCGGAGGTGGTGAATTCCCTCACATTAAGGAAGAGGATTACCTTGTGAGTTATGAACTTGCCTTTTGCAACTCATTGCGCATATCATTTGGTGGAATGTGGTagcaaactcagaaaaataatgtGCAGTCTAGTTACTTGTAAAAGAAAAGCATTGTCAACTATGTGAAATTTTGAACTTCTTGATTAAATGTTATACTATTTCTATAGAGGGATGGCAACTACCGTGTTGATGCTCAGGGCACTCCAACGATGCTGAATTGCCTCATGTACAAGCTTTGTTATTACAGGTATGTCAATTCAAAGGAAGTTAGCATACCATACACAAGTAACACAATTATGGATTTTTTTTATTCGTTCTTCTTTACATCCAGATTTGTTGAGACTGATGGTAAGGGATTTGATAGAGCGAGAAGATATGAAATAGGAAGAAAACATTTTAAACTGACCCATTTTGAGGAGGTACAATCATTTGGAAGTCATAATCCCCCTCACAGCTTTTGCTTGACTGCACCTGCAACGTGGTCATGTACATATTGCTTAATGCAGGTTTTTACAACCCACCACTGGATGGTTAGGATTTACAAACTGAAACCGCAAAAGAACAGGATCCGAGGAAAATTGAAACTGAAATCCGTAAGTCAGACAACACTGCAGTTTGCCTACAATCATGTACCTTTGAATCTTGAACATATTTTTTCCTTGCTTCTTGAATGCAGAGTTCAAAAGCAAGCTCAATGAGCAAAGGGGCTGGCAAGAAGAACCCATGGCAATAGTCGAATAGAGatcaacataggcggtgttgcgGTTAACAGTAGCTCACTCTTACGTCTGAAAAACCAGACAAACTCAGTATTCGGGCTTGCCCAACGTGCCAaactttttcgagaatacactcgCGATTTTGTTTATAGGTTCTGTAGTGCAAGGATGAGAGTTTTATCCCAGCTTTAGGAGGTTCCATTTCCTGTCTAGCTATTGAGTGAGGACCGCATGAACAATAGAAATTTAGAATGATGTCAACGAGTAAAGCATTGAAGAAAGTTGAACAACTTGCGTACTGTATTTACGTACTGCAGGTTCACCAGTGCATGTTGCTAGCTCGATATATATTTCAGTTTACCGTATATTTTGGATCTCCGAGTTTGATTGACTAGTAGTAGCATATACCATTAATCCAATGTAGTTAGTTCGACCTAGTGCTGAGATCTGTCATTACTGCTTTTATTGACTATCAGTGCATTATGATCACCCATGGCTTGTATAAAGGCTCCCATAAGAGGAACTTTATTGCTCATGGACAACTTTTGCAACACATTGTACCAgctaaaactactccctccgatcgagggagtagtttttttttaaaaacagAGTGTTCGGAACTCCagatctcccacctcctcccgcttcCATCGTGGCCAGATTTGGGAAGTCCGGTCTAGTGGAGCTCCCCGAGCTTATTCTTGGCGGAGGGAAAGGAGGCACCGCTGTTCACCACCGGAGCACCGCAAGCAGAAGCAACACTACCCGCAATGTGGCTGCTGTTAGAATTCAGTTTTCTGTCAACTTCCATGAAATCTCTATCTCataaagcaaaaccccactagAGGATCATTTAAGTTGTCTATTTTAACATGCAAAGTTCTACATCATCCATTCTATTAGCCATCCAATTGTCCATGTCACcccccactaacattcattaatattttacatgcaagccacatcatctattttttaaGCCATCCAATTATCCACATCATCCACTTTTAGCTGCCAACTATATAATCATTTGAAGTCAGTTTTTTTTTAAAGTTAGCCTCTTGATTATTTACGCCAATTGAATTCTGCATGTTCCTACAAATAACACCATATTCCAATCAACTCATATCCTTTTTTTTATTTACAAAATTGAGTTATCGGAGAAATTTCCGctccaacgcgcggggtatccttctagtaCTTTGAACAATGAATACCATAGGAAAAACATGCTTGACGTTGGAGCTTGACTGCTGTATGTTTCGAGGCTAATATGATCAATcacttttttctaaaaaaaacaaggcaaaagatttgccatttttATTGATTAAGGAGAAGATTTTAGAAGTTTTACATTCCCGTCTAGGCT contains:
- the LOC124661807 gene encoding dolichyl-diphosphooligosaccharide--protein glycosyltransferase subunit STT3A-like, with protein sequence MAEVEASTAASGGDRLRKASAGVLCAFTLLLIGVLAFSIRLFSVVKYESVIHEFDPYFNYRVTQFLSKSGIYEFWNWFDDRTWYPLGRVIGGTVYPGLTLTAGTIWWLVNSINIPLSVETVCVFTAPIFSANASWATYLLTKEAKGHGAGLMAATILALVPSYISRSVAGSYDNEAVAIFALIFTFYLYVKTLNTGSLFYATPNALSYFYMVCSWGGYTFIINLIPMHVLLCIITGRYSSRLYIAYAPLVVLGTLLAALVPVVGFNAVLTSEHFASFLVFIILHVVALVYFIKGLLTPRLFKVAMTFVLTVGLALCFAAVAILVALVASSPTKGWSGRSLSLLDPTYASKYIPIIASVSEHQPPTWPSYFMDINVLAFLVPAGIISCFLPLSDASSFLVLYLVTSVYFSGVMVRLMLVLAPAACILSGIALSEAFNVLTRSMKFQRPRSDDGLPAAEDITPGTSSTAATIAKSGNITKEKTENVSKGRPSKKNWKEKEWVGNSPVRPDMEEKLCVLPAEASAMGILFLIILCGLYVVHCVWAAAEAYSAPSIVLTSRSHEGLHVFDDFRESYAWLRHNTEVDDKVASWWDYGYQTTAMANRTVIVDNNTWNNTHIATVGTAMSSPEKAAWEIFNSLDVKYVLVVFGGLIGYPSDDINKFLWMVRIGGGEFPHIKEEDYLRDGNYRVDAQGTPTMLNCLMYKLCYYRFVETDGKGFDRARRYEIGRKHFKLTHFEEVFTTHHWMVRIYKLKPQKNRIRGKLKLKSSSKASSMSKGAGKKNPWQ